TGGTGGTCGCTGTGGTGCGGCCTACTTGAGGCTCTTGACCTCTTCGGTCGGGATGCATTTGAAGCTCAGTTCGGGCCCGTTGGCGTCGATGACCAGCTTGCTCTTGCTGGTCACCTCGCCCCGCAGCAGCTTCTCGCTGAGGGGGTCCTCCACGTGCTTCTGGATCGCCCGGCGCAGGGGCCGCGCACCCATCTTGGGGTCGTACCCCACGTCGCAGAGCAGGTCCTTGCAGGCCCGGGTGAACTCGAACTCGATCTCGAGGTTGCTGAGCCGGTGGCTCACGTCCGCCAGCAGGATCTCCACGATCTGGGTGATGTCCTGCCGACCGAGGCTCTTGAACGTGATGATCTCGTCGATCCGGTTCAGGAACTCGGGGCTGAACGTCTTGCGCAGATCCTGGTCGATGTTCGACTGCACGCGCTGGTCGTTGGCGTCCTGCTCGTCCGAGCCGAAACCGACGCCCCGCACGGTGTGGGTCTTGCGGCTGCCCACGTTGCTGGTCATGATCAGCACCGCGTTGCGGAAGTCGACCGTGCGGCCGAAGCTGTCCGTCAGCTGCCCGTCGTCGAGCACCTGCAGCAGGATGTTGTACACGTCCGGGTGGGCCTTCTCGATCTCGTCGAGCAGGATCACGCTGTAGGGCTTGCGCCGCACCTTCTCGGTGAGCATGCCCCCCTCGTCGTAGCCCACGTAGCCCGGAGGCGCGCCGACCAGGCGGCTGACCGAGTGCTTCTCCATGTACTCGGACATGTCGACGCGGATCAGGGCGCTCTGGTCGCCGAACAGGAACTCGGTCAGGCGCCGCGCGACCTCGGTCTTGCCGACGCCGCTGGGGCCGAGGAAGACGAACGAACCGATGGGCCGCCGCGGATCGCGCAGGCCGGCCCGGTTGCGCCGGATCGACTTCGACACGGCCTCGAGGGCCTCGTCCTGTCCGATGACCCACTTGCCCAGCTCCTCCTCCATGCGGAGCAGCTTGTCGGTCTCCTCCTCCTCCACCTCGGCCACCGGAATGCCCGTGATGTCGGCGATGACCTGGCAGATGAGCTTCTGGTCGACCGCGGCCTGGGGATCGGTCCGGTCCGACGTCCAGTCGTGCTTCATCTCCTGGAGCTTCTTCTTCAGCTCCTTCTCCTTGTCGCGGAACGCGGCGGCCTTCTCGAATTCCTGGGCCTGGATCGCCGATTCCTTCTCGGTGATCACCTGCTCGATCTTCTGCTCGATGTCGCGCAGGTCGGGCGGCACGACGGTCATGCTCAGGCGCGCCCGGCTGCCGGCCTCGTCGATGATGTCGATGGCCTTGTCGGGCAGGGCGCGGCCGCTGATGTAGCGGTTGCTGAGCCAGACGCAGGCCCGGATGGCCTCGTCGTCGAACTTGACCCGATGGTGGGCCTCGTACTTGTCGCGCAGACCGAAGAGGATCTGGACCGTCTCCTCCTCGGAGGGCGGGTTGACCATCACCGGCTGGAAGCGCCGTTCGAGGGCGCCGTCCTTCTCGATGAACTTGCGGTACTCGTCCATGGTGGTGGCGCCCACGCACTGGATCTCGCCGCGGCTGAGGGCGGGCTTGAGCATGTTCGACGCGTCGATGGCGCCCTCGGCCCCGCCGGCGCCCACGATGGTGTGCAGCTCGTCGATGAAGAGGATGACGTCCGGGTTCTCCCGGATCTCGGCCATGATCTGCTTCAGGCGCTCCTCGAACTGGCCGCGGTACTTGGTGCCGGCGACGACACTCGCGAGATCGAGGGTCACGATCTCCTTGTCGCGCAGCAGCGCGGGCACGTTGCCCTCGACGATCTTGGTGGCGAAGCCCTCGACGATGGCGGTCTTGCCCACGCCCGGTTCGCCGATCAGCACGGGATTGTTCTTCTTGCGCCGGCTGAGGATCTGGATGCAGCGGTCGATCTCCTTGGACCGGCCGATGGTCGGGTCGAGCTTGCCCTCGCGGGCCATGTCGGTCATGTTGCGGCCGAACTGCTCGAGGACCGAGTTCTCCTTCTTCTTCGCCGCAGCCGTCTGGCGCTTGCCGCGCGGACCTTCGACGCGGCCCTTCGGCGCGCCGCCGCCCTCGCCGCCGCCCAGGGCCTTCATGACCTCGCGCTTGACCGCCTCGTGGTCGGCGCCGAGCTCGTTCAGCACGCGCGCCGCGACCCCTTCACCCTCGCGGATCAGGGCCAGCAGCAGGTGCTCGGTGCCCACGTAGTTGTGGTTGTGGAGACGGGCCTCGTCGATGGAGAGCTCGAGGACCTTCTTGGCGCGCGGCGTGAACGGGATCTCGCCGATGGAGACCGGCCCCATGGGCGCGGTGACGGCGTCCTCGACGGCCTTCTGGATCCGGTCGAAGTCGAGGTTCATGCGCCGCAACACGTTGGCCGCAACGCCCTCCCCCTCGCGGATCACGCCGAGCAGCAGGTGTTCGGTGCCGATGTAGTCGTGCTGCAGCCGTCCGGCCTCGTCGCGGGCCAGGAAAAGAACCTTGCGGACTCTCTGGGTAAAACGGTCGTTCATGCCGACGCGCCTC
The sequence above is drawn from the bacterium genome and encodes:
- a CDS encoding ATP-dependent Clp protease ATP-binding subunit, encoding MNDRFTQRVRKVLFLARDEAGRLQHDYIGTEHLLLGVIREGEGVAANVLRRMNLDFDRIQKAVEDAVTAPMGPVSIGEIPFTPRAKKVLELSIDEARLHNHNYVGTEHLLLALIREGEGVAARVLNELGADHEAVKREVMKALGGGEGGGAPKGRVEGPRGKRQTAAAKKKENSVLEQFGRNMTDMAREGKLDPTIGRSKEIDRCIQILSRRKKNNPVLIGEPGVGKTAIVEGFATKIVEGNVPALLRDKEIVTLDLASVVAGTKYRGQFEERLKQIMAEIRENPDVILFIDELHTIVGAGGAEGAIDASNMLKPALSRGEIQCVGATTMDEYRKFIEKDGALERRFQPVMVNPPSEEETVQILFGLRDKYEAHHRVKFDDEAIRACVWLSNRYISGRALPDKAIDIIDEAGSRARLSMTVVPPDLRDIEQKIEQVITEKESAIQAQEFEKAAAFRDKEKELKKKLQEMKHDWTSDRTDPQAAVDQKLICQVIADITGIPVAEVEEEETDKLLRMEEELGKWVIGQDEALEAVSKSIRRNRAGLRDPRRPIGSFVFLGPSGVGKTEVARRLTEFLFGDQSALIRVDMSEYMEKHSVSRLVGAPPGYVGYDEGGMLTEKVRRKPYSVILLDEIEKAHPDVYNILLQVLDDGQLTDSFGRTVDFRNAVLIMTSNVGSRKTHTVRGVGFGSDEQDANDQRVQSNIDQDLRKTFSPEFLNRIDEIITFKSLGRQDITQIVEILLADVSHRLSNLEIEFEFTRACKDLLCDVGYDPKMGARPLRRAIQKHVEDPLSEKLLRGEVTSKSKLVIDANGPELSFKCIPTEEVKSLK